One genomic segment of Mycobacteriales bacterium includes these proteins:
- a CDS encoding glycine cleavage T C-terminal barrel domain-containing protein has translation MGQHVHPNYPTVDQSDRSVPINLRQSGPTPVEFLISTRIRKSPYWHLSVEAGCWRAEVYNRVYHPRGYVRKEDGGAMVEYDSLVNHVTMWDVAVERQIRVQGPDAEAFVDFVITRDATKIPPMRARYVILCNDKGGILNDPVLLRLSDDEFWFSLSDSDLMLWLQGVNVGKRFDVSIGEIDVCPVQIQGPKSIDLMTDLIGPDAATIPSYGLWSGTVAGCEVIVSQTGFTGEKGYEIYLRDATLHAETLWNAVLDAGKRHELAVIAPAHHRRVAAGILSWGQDMDAETLPFQTNLAYQVPRTKAGDYIGKGALESARAAMEAGSPPWTHRLVGLVLGGKPIDEYAPDFWLVTGATDDKPIGYVTSPWYSPELETNIAMAFVPNALSELGTALRVRLPDTYAAKPGEPVDAEVVDMPFRESVNPNTRERLKQRGLDAAV, from the coding sequence ATGGGCCAGCACGTACACCCGAACTACCCGACGGTCGACCAGTCAGACCGGTCGGTCCCGATCAACCTCCGCCAATCCGGCCCGACACCGGTCGAGTTCCTGATCTCCACCCGCATCCGCAAGTCGCCGTACTGGCACCTGTCGGTCGAGGCTGGTTGCTGGCGGGCCGAGGTCTACAACCGCGTCTACCACCCCCGCGGCTACGTACGGAAGGAAGACGGCGGGGCGATGGTCGAGTACGACTCGCTGGTCAACCACGTCACCATGTGGGACGTGGCCGTGGAGCGGCAGATCCGGGTCCAGGGCCCGGACGCGGAGGCGTTCGTCGACTTCGTGATCACCCGCGACGCCACCAAGATCCCGCCGATGCGCGCCCGCTACGTGATCCTGTGCAACGACAAGGGCGGCATCCTCAACGACCCGGTGCTGCTGCGCCTGTCCGACGACGAGTTCTGGTTCAGCCTGTCCGACAGCGACCTGATGCTGTGGCTGCAGGGCGTCAACGTGGGCAAGCGCTTCGACGTCAGCATCGGGGAGATCGACGTCTGCCCGGTGCAGATCCAGGGACCCAAGTCGATCGACCTGATGACCGACCTGATCGGCCCTGATGCCGCCACGATTCCGTCCTACGGCCTGTGGTCGGGCACGGTCGCCGGCTGCGAGGTGATCGTGTCCCAGACCGGGTTCACCGGCGAGAAGGGGTACGAGATCTACCTGCGGGACGCGACGCTGCACGCGGAGACGCTGTGGAACGCGGTACTGGACGCGGGCAAGCGGCACGAGCTGGCGGTCATCGCGCCCGCGCACCACCGCCGGGTCGCGGCGGGCATCTTGTCCTGGGGCCAGGACATGGACGCCGAGACGCTGCCGTTCCAGACCAATCTCGCCTACCAGGTGCCCCGCACCAAGGCGGGCGACTACATCGGGAAGGGCGCCCTGGAATCGGCCCGCGCCGCCATGGAGGCGGGATCGCCGCCGTGGACGCACCGGTTGGTCGGCCTGGTTCTCGGGGGCAAGCCCATCGACGAATACGCACCCGACTTCTGGCTGGTCACCGGGGCCACCGACGACAAGCCGATCGGCTACGTGACCTCGCCGTGGTACTCCCCCGAGCTGGAGACCAACATCGCCATGGCGTTCGTGCCGAACGCGCTGTCCGAGCTCGGCACCGCGCTGCGGGTCCGGCTGCCCGATACCTACGCGGCGAAGCCGGGCGAGCCGGTCGACGCCGAGGTGGTGGACATGCCATTCCGGGAGTCGGTCAACCCGAACACCCGCGAGCGGCTCAAGCAGCGGGGTCTGGACGCCGCCGTGTGA
- a CDS encoding methylenetetrahydrofolate reductase, which translates to MTVDRRRSGATLVGLLRHARYEVIPTAGVAENVLAHVPVELTVTVTASPAKGLEATLELTELLRAAGYRVVPHLSARLVRDGAHLREIVDRLRAVGVDDVFVPAGDADPPAGRFDAALPLLVELARLGEPFPSVGIPGYPESHPRIDDDVTVQAMWDKRGYATYIVSNLCFDARVLATWVARVRRRQVTLPIHLGVAGPVESTKLLAIATKIGVGESTRFLRTHPLWLTNLIRPGGYSPVRLLHRVSTLLTAPDSGVAGLHVYTFNQLAETERWRQRMLQGQSR; encoded by the coding sequence GTGACCGTCGACCGTAGGCGATCCGGTGCCACCCTGGTCGGCCTGCTCCGCCACGCACGCTACGAGGTGATCCCCACCGCGGGCGTGGCGGAGAACGTTCTCGCGCACGTGCCCGTAGAGCTCACTGTGACCGTCACGGCGTCGCCGGCGAAGGGCCTCGAGGCCACACTTGAGCTCACCGAGCTGCTGCGGGCCGCCGGCTACCGGGTCGTACCGCACCTGTCCGCGCGGCTGGTCCGGGACGGGGCGCACCTGCGCGAGATCGTGGACCGGCTGCGCGCCGTCGGAGTCGACGACGTGTTCGTGCCGGCCGGGGACGCCGACCCGCCGGCCGGCCGGTTCGACGCCGCGTTGCCGCTGCTCGTCGAGCTGGCCCGCCTCGGCGAGCCGTTCCCGAGTGTCGGCATCCCGGGGTACCCGGAGAGCCACCCGAGGATCGACGACGACGTCACTGTCCAGGCGATGTGGGACAAGCGGGGGTACGCCACCTACATCGTGAGCAACCTGTGTTTCGACGCTCGGGTGTTGGCGACCTGGGTCGCGCGGGTCCGGCGCCGCCAGGTCACTCTCCCCATCCATCTCGGGGTGGCCGGCCCGGTCGAGTCGACCAAGTTGCTCGCCATAGCCACCAAGATCGGCGTCGGGGAGTCGACCCGGTTCCTTCGCACGCACCCGTTGTGGTTGACCAACCTCATCCGGCCCGGCGGCTACTCTCCCGTGCGCCTGCTGCACCGGGTGAGCACTCTGCTCACAGCACCCGACTCGGGGGTCGCCGGACTGCACGTCTACACGTTCAA